One Strigops habroptila isolate Jane chromosome 19, bStrHab1.2.pri, whole genome shotgun sequence genomic window carries:
- the PLCD3 gene encoding 1-phosphatidylinositol 4,5-bisphosphate phosphodiesterase delta-3 isoform X1, whose amino-acid sequence MICGWKARPAVEQPRSPSDGAGGPRRPGRALKKMGLTEDEDIQRMLRGSLLRKIKSRGSPRERLFRLQEDGATVCFEGRFRRARAQRSFSVMHIEGVREGHQSEGLRKHGAAFPAPHCFTLTFKGKRKNLDLAARSEEDARHWVQGLTKLMGRLQAMSQPEKLDHWIHGVLQRADRNKDNKMSFQEVKSMLRMINIDMNDVYAYKLFKDCDCSGDERLEGRELEEFCRRLLRRPELEEVFGHYSGEDRVLSAEELRDFLRDQGEDASLRQARAIIRSYELNEKARQQDFMTLDGFMMYLLSAAGDILNQEHTKVHQDMSQPLCHYFISSSHNTYLTHHQIGGTSSTEAYVRALAAGCRCVELDCWEGAHGEPVVYHGHALTSKILFRDVIESIRDYAFKQSPYPVILSLENHCGLEQQVTMARHMRSILGDMLLTEPLEGQDPHDLPSPEQLKGKILVKGKKLPEPWHEPQDVTSLLDPEEEEEEEEEEEDEEKLKERNRRRSLQSPQESKPLQAKDASEVAAALSAMVVYCQAVPFPGLAHALRHPRPCEISSFSERKARKLIREAGPALVQYNTRQLSRVYPLGLKMNSSNYNPQEMWNAGCQLVALNFQTPGYEMDLNTGRFLGNGGCGYVLKPPCLRSPPGDGPGRLVLHVRVITAQQLPKLSKDKASSIVDPFVRVEVHGVAADCSKQQTHHKLNNGFNPRWDETLSFELQAPDLALLRFVVEDHDSTSCNDFVGQFTLPMGSLREGYRHIHLLSKDGTSLSPATLFVHVRCKSL is encoded by the exons GTCTGACGGAGGACGAGGACATCCAGCGGATGCTCCGGGGGTCCCTGCTCCGGAAGATCAAGTCCCGGGGGAGCCCCAGGGAGCGGCTCTTCCGTCTGCAGGAGGATGGGGCCACCGTCTGCTTCGAGGGGCGCTTCAGGCGTGCTCGCGCCCAGCGGAGCT TCTCGGTGATGCACATCGAGGGGGTGCGTGAGGGACACCAGTCAGAGGGTCTTCGCAAGCACGGGGCTGCCTTCCCCGCGCCGCACTGCTTCACCCTCACCTTCAAGGGCAAGCGCAAGAACCTCGACCTGGCTGCCCGCAGCGAGGAGGACGCCCGCCACTGGGTGCAAGGGCTCACCAAGCTGATGGGGCGGCTGCAAGCCATGAGTCAACCCGAGAAGCTCGACCA CTGGATCCATGGGGTCCTGCAGCGAGCAGACAGGAACAAGGACAACAAGATGTCATTCCAGGAGGTGAAGAGCATGCTGAGGATGATCAACATTGACATGAATGATGTCTATGCCTACAAGCTCTTCAAG GATTGTGACTGCTCGGGTGACGAGCGGCTGGAGGGGCGGGAGCTGGAGGAGTTCTGCCGGCGGCTGCTGCGGCGCCCGGAGCTGGAGGAGGTTTTCGGGCATTACTCGGGTGAGGATCGTGTCCTGTCGGCTGAGGAGCTGCGGGATTTCCTACGGGATCAGGGGGAGGACGCCAGCCTGCGCCAGGCCCGCGCCATCATCCGCTCCTACGAGCTCAATGAGAAGG ccaggcagcaggacTTCATGACCCTGGATGGCTTCATGATGTACCTCCTCTCTGCCGCCGGTGACATCCTCAACCAGGAGCACACCAAGGTGCACCAGGACATGAGCCAGCCCCTGTGCCACTacttcatctcctcctcccacaACACCTACCTGACCCACCACCAGATCggtggcaccagcagcaccgAAGCCTATGTCCG GGCGCTGGCAGCAGGGTGCCGCTGTGTGGAGCTGGACTGCTGGGAGGGCGCCCATGGGGAACCTGTGGTCTACCACGGCCACGCGCTCACCTCCAAAATCCTCTTCCGGGACGTCATTGAGAGCATCCGTGACTACGCCTTCAAG CAATCCCCCTACCCCGTCATCCTGTCCCTGGAGAACCACTgcgggctggagcagcaggtcaCCATGGCCCGGCACATGAGGTCCATCCTGGGGGACATGCTGCTGACGGAGCCGCTGGAGGGGCAGGACCCCCACGACCTCCCGTCCCCGGAG cagctgaaggggAAGATCCTGGTGAAGGGCAAGAAGCTGCCGGAGCCATGGCATGAGCCCCAGGATGTCACCTCCCTGCTGGaccctgaggaggaggaagaagaggaggaggaggaagaagatgaggagaagctgaaggagaGAAACAGGCGGCGG tCACTGCAGTCACCGCAGGAGAGCAAACCTCTGCAG GCCAAGGATGCTTCAGAGGTGGCCGCGGCGCTGTCGGCCATGGTGGTGTATTGCCAGGCTGTGCCCTTCCCCGGCCTGGCCCATGCCCTGCGTCACCCCCGGCCCTGCGAGATCTCCTCCTTCAGCGAGAGGAAGGCTCGGAAGCTCATCAGGGAGGCGG GCCCAGCACTGGTGCAGTACAACACCCGCCAGCTCAGCCGCGTGTACCCGCTGGGGCTGAAGATGAACTCCTCCAACTACAACCCCCAGGAGATGTGGAACGCCGGCTGCCAGCTGG TGGCACTCAACTTCCAGACGCCGGGATATGAGATGGACCTGAACACCGGGCGCTTCCTGGGCAATGGGGGCTGTGGGTACGTGCTGAAGCCCCCCTGCCTGCGCAGCCCCCCTGGAGATGGGCCCGGGCGCCTGGTACTGCATGTCAGG GTGATCACGGCGCAGCAGCTACCGAAGCTGAGCAAGGACAAGGCCAGTTCCATCGTGGACCCCTTCGTGCGGGTGGAGGTCCACGGCGTCGCGGCCgactgcagcaagcagcagacCCACCACAAGCTCAACAACG GCTTCAACCCGCGCTGGGACGAGACGCTGAGCTTCGAGCTGCAGGCGCCGGACCTGGCGCTGCTGCGCTTCGTGGTGGAGGACCACGACAGCACCTCCTGCAACGACTTCGTGGGGCAGTTCACGCTGCCCATGGGCAGCCTGCGGGAAG GGTATCGGCACATCCATCTGCTCTCCAAGGATGGCACGTCCCTGTCCCCCGCCACGCTCTTCGTGCACGTTCGATGCAAGAGCCTGTGA
- the PLCD3 gene encoding 1-phosphatidylinositol 4,5-bisphosphate phosphodiesterase delta-3 isoform X2, translating into MICGWKARPAVEQPRSPSDGAGGPRRPGRALKKMGLTEDEDIQRMLRGSLLRKIKSRGSPRERLFRLQEDGATVCFEGRFRRARAQRSFSVMHIEGVREGHQSEGLRKHGAAFPAPHCFTLTFKGKRKNLDLAARSEEDARHWVQGLTKLMGRLQAMSQPEKLDHWIHGVLQRADRNKDNKMSFQEVKSMLRMINIDMNDVYAYKLFKDCDCSGDERLEGRELEEFCRRLLRRPELEEVFGHYSGEDRVLSAEELRDFLRDQGEDASLRQARAIIRSYELNEKARQQDFMTLDGFMMYLLSAAGDILNQEHTKVHQDMSQPLCHYFISSSHNTYLTHHQIGGTSSTEAYVRALAAGCRCVELDCWEGAHGEPVVYHGHALTSKILFRDVIESIRDYAFKNHCGLEQQVTMARHMRSILGDMLLTEPLEGQDPHDLPSPEQLKGKILVKGKKLPEPWHEPQDVTSLLDPEEEEEEEEEEEDEEKLKERNRRRSLQSPQESKPLQAKDASEVAAALSAMVVYCQAVPFPGLAHALRHPRPCEISSFSERKARKLIREAGPALVQYNTRQLSRVYPLGLKMNSSNYNPQEMWNAGCQLVALNFQTPGYEMDLNTGRFLGNGGCGYVLKPPCLRSPPGDGPGRLVLHVRVITAQQLPKLSKDKASSIVDPFVRVEVHGVAADCSKQQTHHKLNNGFNPRWDETLSFELQAPDLALLRFVVEDHDSTSCNDFVGQFTLPMGSLREGYRHIHLLSKDGTSLSPATLFVHVRCKSL; encoded by the exons GTCTGACGGAGGACGAGGACATCCAGCGGATGCTCCGGGGGTCCCTGCTCCGGAAGATCAAGTCCCGGGGGAGCCCCAGGGAGCGGCTCTTCCGTCTGCAGGAGGATGGGGCCACCGTCTGCTTCGAGGGGCGCTTCAGGCGTGCTCGCGCCCAGCGGAGCT TCTCGGTGATGCACATCGAGGGGGTGCGTGAGGGACACCAGTCAGAGGGTCTTCGCAAGCACGGGGCTGCCTTCCCCGCGCCGCACTGCTTCACCCTCACCTTCAAGGGCAAGCGCAAGAACCTCGACCTGGCTGCCCGCAGCGAGGAGGACGCCCGCCACTGGGTGCAAGGGCTCACCAAGCTGATGGGGCGGCTGCAAGCCATGAGTCAACCCGAGAAGCTCGACCA CTGGATCCATGGGGTCCTGCAGCGAGCAGACAGGAACAAGGACAACAAGATGTCATTCCAGGAGGTGAAGAGCATGCTGAGGATGATCAACATTGACATGAATGATGTCTATGCCTACAAGCTCTTCAAG GATTGTGACTGCTCGGGTGACGAGCGGCTGGAGGGGCGGGAGCTGGAGGAGTTCTGCCGGCGGCTGCTGCGGCGCCCGGAGCTGGAGGAGGTTTTCGGGCATTACTCGGGTGAGGATCGTGTCCTGTCGGCTGAGGAGCTGCGGGATTTCCTACGGGATCAGGGGGAGGACGCCAGCCTGCGCCAGGCCCGCGCCATCATCCGCTCCTACGAGCTCAATGAGAAGG ccaggcagcaggacTTCATGACCCTGGATGGCTTCATGATGTACCTCCTCTCTGCCGCCGGTGACATCCTCAACCAGGAGCACACCAAGGTGCACCAGGACATGAGCCAGCCCCTGTGCCACTacttcatctcctcctcccacaACACCTACCTGACCCACCACCAGATCggtggcaccagcagcaccgAAGCCTATGTCCG GGCGCTGGCAGCAGGGTGCCGCTGTGTGGAGCTGGACTGCTGGGAGGGCGCCCATGGGGAACCTGTGGTCTACCACGGCCACGCGCTCACCTCCAAAATCCTCTTCCGGGACGTCATTGAGAGCATCCGTGACTACGCCTTCAAG AACCACTgcgggctggagcagcaggtcaCCATGGCCCGGCACATGAGGTCCATCCTGGGGGACATGCTGCTGACGGAGCCGCTGGAGGGGCAGGACCCCCACGACCTCCCGTCCCCGGAG cagctgaaggggAAGATCCTGGTGAAGGGCAAGAAGCTGCCGGAGCCATGGCATGAGCCCCAGGATGTCACCTCCCTGCTGGaccctgaggaggaggaagaagaggaggaggaggaagaagatgaggagaagctgaaggagaGAAACAGGCGGCGG tCACTGCAGTCACCGCAGGAGAGCAAACCTCTGCAG GCCAAGGATGCTTCAGAGGTGGCCGCGGCGCTGTCGGCCATGGTGGTGTATTGCCAGGCTGTGCCCTTCCCCGGCCTGGCCCATGCCCTGCGTCACCCCCGGCCCTGCGAGATCTCCTCCTTCAGCGAGAGGAAGGCTCGGAAGCTCATCAGGGAGGCGG GCCCAGCACTGGTGCAGTACAACACCCGCCAGCTCAGCCGCGTGTACCCGCTGGGGCTGAAGATGAACTCCTCCAACTACAACCCCCAGGAGATGTGGAACGCCGGCTGCCAGCTGG TGGCACTCAACTTCCAGACGCCGGGATATGAGATGGACCTGAACACCGGGCGCTTCCTGGGCAATGGGGGCTGTGGGTACGTGCTGAAGCCCCCCTGCCTGCGCAGCCCCCCTGGAGATGGGCCCGGGCGCCTGGTACTGCATGTCAGG GTGATCACGGCGCAGCAGCTACCGAAGCTGAGCAAGGACAAGGCCAGTTCCATCGTGGACCCCTTCGTGCGGGTGGAGGTCCACGGCGTCGCGGCCgactgcagcaagcagcagacCCACCACAAGCTCAACAACG GCTTCAACCCGCGCTGGGACGAGACGCTGAGCTTCGAGCTGCAGGCGCCGGACCTGGCGCTGCTGCGCTTCGTGGTGGAGGACCACGACAGCACCTCCTGCAACGACTTCGTGGGGCAGTTCACGCTGCCCATGGGCAGCCTGCGGGAAG GGTATCGGCACATCCATCTGCTCTCCAAGGATGGCACGTCCCTGTCCCCCGCCACGCTCTTCGTGCACGTTCGATGCAAGAGCCTGTGA
- the PLCD3 gene encoding 1-phosphatidylinositol 4,5-bisphosphate phosphodiesterase delta-3 isoform X3 — protein sequence MICGWKARPAVEQPRSPSDGAGGPRRPGRALKKMGLTEDEDIQRMLRGSLLRKIKSRGSPRERLFRLQEDGATVCFEGRFRRARAQRSFSVMHIEGVREGHQSEGLRKHGAAFPAPHCFTLTFKGKRKNLDLAARSEEDARHWVQGLTKLMGRLQAMSQPEKLDHWIHGVLQRADRNKDNKMSFQEVKSMLRMINIDMNDVYAYKLFKDCDCSGDERLEGRELEEFCRRLLRRPELEEVFGHYSGEDRVLSAEELRDFLRDQGEDASLRQARAIIRSYELNEKARQQDFMTLDGFMMYLLSAAGDILNQEHTKVHQDMSQPLCHYFISSSHNTYLTHHQIGGTSSTEAYVRALAAGCRCVELDCWEGAHGEPVVYHGHALTSKILFRDVIESIRDYAFKQSPYPVILSLENHCGLEQQVTMARHMRSILGDMLLTEPLEGQDPHDLPSPEQLKGKILVKGKKLPEPWHEPQDVTSLLDPEEEEEEEEEEEDEEKLKERNRRRSLQSPQESKPLQAKDASEVAAALSAMVVYCQAVPFPGLAHALRHPRPCEISSFSERKARKLIREAGPALVQYNTRQLSRVYPLGLKMNSSNYNPQEMWNAGCQLVALNFQTPGYEMDLNTGRFLGNGGCGYVLKPPCLRSPPGDGPGRLVLHVRVITAQQLPKLSKDKASSIVDPFVRVEVHGVAADCSKQQTHHKLNNGWQLS from the exons GTCTGACGGAGGACGAGGACATCCAGCGGATGCTCCGGGGGTCCCTGCTCCGGAAGATCAAGTCCCGGGGGAGCCCCAGGGAGCGGCTCTTCCGTCTGCAGGAGGATGGGGCCACCGTCTGCTTCGAGGGGCGCTTCAGGCGTGCTCGCGCCCAGCGGAGCT TCTCGGTGATGCACATCGAGGGGGTGCGTGAGGGACACCAGTCAGAGGGTCTTCGCAAGCACGGGGCTGCCTTCCCCGCGCCGCACTGCTTCACCCTCACCTTCAAGGGCAAGCGCAAGAACCTCGACCTGGCTGCCCGCAGCGAGGAGGACGCCCGCCACTGGGTGCAAGGGCTCACCAAGCTGATGGGGCGGCTGCAAGCCATGAGTCAACCCGAGAAGCTCGACCA CTGGATCCATGGGGTCCTGCAGCGAGCAGACAGGAACAAGGACAACAAGATGTCATTCCAGGAGGTGAAGAGCATGCTGAGGATGATCAACATTGACATGAATGATGTCTATGCCTACAAGCTCTTCAAG GATTGTGACTGCTCGGGTGACGAGCGGCTGGAGGGGCGGGAGCTGGAGGAGTTCTGCCGGCGGCTGCTGCGGCGCCCGGAGCTGGAGGAGGTTTTCGGGCATTACTCGGGTGAGGATCGTGTCCTGTCGGCTGAGGAGCTGCGGGATTTCCTACGGGATCAGGGGGAGGACGCCAGCCTGCGCCAGGCCCGCGCCATCATCCGCTCCTACGAGCTCAATGAGAAGG ccaggcagcaggacTTCATGACCCTGGATGGCTTCATGATGTACCTCCTCTCTGCCGCCGGTGACATCCTCAACCAGGAGCACACCAAGGTGCACCAGGACATGAGCCAGCCCCTGTGCCACTacttcatctcctcctcccacaACACCTACCTGACCCACCACCAGATCggtggcaccagcagcaccgAAGCCTATGTCCG GGCGCTGGCAGCAGGGTGCCGCTGTGTGGAGCTGGACTGCTGGGAGGGCGCCCATGGGGAACCTGTGGTCTACCACGGCCACGCGCTCACCTCCAAAATCCTCTTCCGGGACGTCATTGAGAGCATCCGTGACTACGCCTTCAAG CAATCCCCCTACCCCGTCATCCTGTCCCTGGAGAACCACTgcgggctggagcagcaggtcaCCATGGCCCGGCACATGAGGTCCATCCTGGGGGACATGCTGCTGACGGAGCCGCTGGAGGGGCAGGACCCCCACGACCTCCCGTCCCCGGAG cagctgaaggggAAGATCCTGGTGAAGGGCAAGAAGCTGCCGGAGCCATGGCATGAGCCCCAGGATGTCACCTCCCTGCTGGaccctgaggaggaggaagaagaggaggaggaggaagaagatgaggagaagctgaaggagaGAAACAGGCGGCGG tCACTGCAGTCACCGCAGGAGAGCAAACCTCTGCAG GCCAAGGATGCTTCAGAGGTGGCCGCGGCGCTGTCGGCCATGGTGGTGTATTGCCAGGCTGTGCCCTTCCCCGGCCTGGCCCATGCCCTGCGTCACCCCCGGCCCTGCGAGATCTCCTCCTTCAGCGAGAGGAAGGCTCGGAAGCTCATCAGGGAGGCGG GCCCAGCACTGGTGCAGTACAACACCCGCCAGCTCAGCCGCGTGTACCCGCTGGGGCTGAAGATGAACTCCTCCAACTACAACCCCCAGGAGATGTGGAACGCCGGCTGCCAGCTGG TGGCACTCAACTTCCAGACGCCGGGATATGAGATGGACCTGAACACCGGGCGCTTCCTGGGCAATGGGGGCTGTGGGTACGTGCTGAAGCCCCCCTGCCTGCGCAGCCCCCCTGGAGATGGGCCCGGGCGCCTGGTACTGCATGTCAGG GTGATCACGGCGCAGCAGCTACCGAAGCTGAGCAAGGACAAGGCCAGTTCCATCGTGGACCCCTTCGTGCGGGTGGAGGTCCACGGCGTCGCGGCCgactgcagcaagcagcagacCCACCACAAGCTCAACAACG GATGGCAGCTAAGCTGA
- the PLCD3 gene encoding 1-phosphatidylinositol 4,5-bisphosphate phosphodiesterase delta-3 isoform X4, translating to MICGWKARPAVEQPRSPSDGAGGPRRPGRALKKMGLTEDEDIQRMLRGSLLRKIKSRGSPRERLFRLQEDGATVCFEGRFRRARAQRSFSVMHIEGVREGHQSEGLRKHGAAFPAPHCFTLTFKGKRKNLDLAARSEEDARHWVQGLTKLMGRLQAMSQPEKLDHWIHGVLQRADRNKDNKMSFQEVKSMLRMINIDMNDVYAYKLFKDCDCSGDERLEGRELEEFCRRLLRRPELEEVFGHYSGEDRVLSAEELRDFLRDQGEDASLRQARAIIRSYELNEKARQQDFMTLDGFMMYLLSAAGDILNQEHTKVHQDMSQPLCHYFISSSHNTYLTHHQIGGTSSTEAYVRALAAGCRCVELDCWEGAHGEPVVYHGHALTSKILFRDVIESIRDYAFKQSPYPVILSLENHCGLEQQVTMARHMRSILGDMLLTEPLEGQDPHDLPSPEQLKGKILVKGKKLPEPWHEPQDVTSLLDPEEEEEEEEEEEDEEKLKERNRRRSLQSPQESKPLQAKDASEVAAALSAMVVYCQAVPFPGLAHALRHPRPCEISSFSERKARKLIREAGPALVQYNTRQLSRVYPLGLKMNSSNYNPQEMWNAGCQLVALNFQTPGYEMDLNTGRFLGNGGCG from the exons GTCTGACGGAGGACGAGGACATCCAGCGGATGCTCCGGGGGTCCCTGCTCCGGAAGATCAAGTCCCGGGGGAGCCCCAGGGAGCGGCTCTTCCGTCTGCAGGAGGATGGGGCCACCGTCTGCTTCGAGGGGCGCTTCAGGCGTGCTCGCGCCCAGCGGAGCT TCTCGGTGATGCACATCGAGGGGGTGCGTGAGGGACACCAGTCAGAGGGTCTTCGCAAGCACGGGGCTGCCTTCCCCGCGCCGCACTGCTTCACCCTCACCTTCAAGGGCAAGCGCAAGAACCTCGACCTGGCTGCCCGCAGCGAGGAGGACGCCCGCCACTGGGTGCAAGGGCTCACCAAGCTGATGGGGCGGCTGCAAGCCATGAGTCAACCCGAGAAGCTCGACCA CTGGATCCATGGGGTCCTGCAGCGAGCAGACAGGAACAAGGACAACAAGATGTCATTCCAGGAGGTGAAGAGCATGCTGAGGATGATCAACATTGACATGAATGATGTCTATGCCTACAAGCTCTTCAAG GATTGTGACTGCTCGGGTGACGAGCGGCTGGAGGGGCGGGAGCTGGAGGAGTTCTGCCGGCGGCTGCTGCGGCGCCCGGAGCTGGAGGAGGTTTTCGGGCATTACTCGGGTGAGGATCGTGTCCTGTCGGCTGAGGAGCTGCGGGATTTCCTACGGGATCAGGGGGAGGACGCCAGCCTGCGCCAGGCCCGCGCCATCATCCGCTCCTACGAGCTCAATGAGAAGG ccaggcagcaggacTTCATGACCCTGGATGGCTTCATGATGTACCTCCTCTCTGCCGCCGGTGACATCCTCAACCAGGAGCACACCAAGGTGCACCAGGACATGAGCCAGCCCCTGTGCCACTacttcatctcctcctcccacaACACCTACCTGACCCACCACCAGATCggtggcaccagcagcaccgAAGCCTATGTCCG GGCGCTGGCAGCAGGGTGCCGCTGTGTGGAGCTGGACTGCTGGGAGGGCGCCCATGGGGAACCTGTGGTCTACCACGGCCACGCGCTCACCTCCAAAATCCTCTTCCGGGACGTCATTGAGAGCATCCGTGACTACGCCTTCAAG CAATCCCCCTACCCCGTCATCCTGTCCCTGGAGAACCACTgcgggctggagcagcaggtcaCCATGGCCCGGCACATGAGGTCCATCCTGGGGGACATGCTGCTGACGGAGCCGCTGGAGGGGCAGGACCCCCACGACCTCCCGTCCCCGGAG cagctgaaggggAAGATCCTGGTGAAGGGCAAGAAGCTGCCGGAGCCATGGCATGAGCCCCAGGATGTCACCTCCCTGCTGGaccctgaggaggaggaagaagaggaggaggaggaagaagatgaggagaagctgaaggagaGAAACAGGCGGCGG tCACTGCAGTCACCGCAGGAGAGCAAACCTCTGCAG GCCAAGGATGCTTCAGAGGTGGCCGCGGCGCTGTCGGCCATGGTGGTGTATTGCCAGGCTGTGCCCTTCCCCGGCCTGGCCCATGCCCTGCGTCACCCCCGGCCCTGCGAGATCTCCTCCTTCAGCGAGAGGAAGGCTCGGAAGCTCATCAGGGAGGCGG GCCCAGCACTGGTGCAGTACAACACCCGCCAGCTCAGCCGCGTGTACCCGCTGGGGCTGAAGATGAACTCCTCCAACTACAACCCCCAGGAGATGTGGAACGCCGGCTGCCAGCTGG TGGCACTCAACTTCCAGACGCCGGGATATGAGATGGACCTGAACACCGGGCGCTTCCTGGGCAATGGGGGCTGTGG GTGA